The Thermus oshimai DSM 12092 nucleotide sequence TCCGGGTAAGGCCCGCCAGCGCCCCCACGTGGATCTCCCGGAGGAGGGGGCTGGTCGTTAGGGGGAGGTTCAGGACCTGGGCCAAGGGTTCCGCGGTCTCCCGGGCCCGGCGGAGGTCGGAGGCGTAGAGGCCGTCAAAGCTGAGCCGGCTTCGGGCCAGGCGCTCCGCCAGCCGGAAGGCCTGGCCGATGCCCCGAGGGGAAAGGGGCACGTCCAGGTGGCCCTGAAAGCGCTTTTGCACGTTCCAGTCCGTCTCCCCGTGCCGGATTAGCCAGAGCTCTTTCATAAAAGATGCACGCCCTGCCCCCGCACCACCCGGCCCACCCGGTGGGCGTTCACCAGCGTGAGGGCCCGCTCGGCCTCCCCTTCGGGCAGGATGAGGAGGAGGCCGAGGCCCATGTTGAAGACCCGGTACATCTCCTCCTCGGGGATGTCCCCCAGCCTTTGGAGGTAGGGGAAGATGGGGGGAACGGGCCAGGAGCCCTTTTGGATCTCCGCCCCCAGGCCCTCGGGGAGGGCCCGGGGTAGGTTCTCGTACACCCCGCCCCCGGTGATGTGGGCGATGGCGTGGAGTTCCACCCCCTGGGCCTTAAGGGTTCTAAACTCCTCCAGGTAGGCCCGGTGGGGCCGGAGGAGGGCTTCTTTCAGGCTTTCCCCCAGTTCGGGAAGGGGGGCCTCGAGGTCCAGCCCCTCCACCAGCCGGCGGATGAGGCTGTACCCGTTGGTGTGGGGGCCCGAGGAGGGGAGGGCCAGGATGGCGTCCCCTTCCCGCACCCGTTCGGGGCCCAGGACCTCCTTTTGCTCCGCCACCCCCACCAGGGTGCCCACCACGTCCCAGGCCCCTTCCCGGTAGACCCCGGGCATCTCCGCGGTCTCCCCCCCCAGAAGGGGAATGCCCTGGGCCCGGCAGGCCTCGGCCAGGGAGCGGAGGAGGCCCGCGAGGACCTCGGGGTCTAGGCGGCTTGCCGCCAGGTAGTCCAGGAAGAAAAGGGGTTCGGCCCCCTGGCAGAGGAGGTCGTTCACGGAGTGGTTCACCAGGTCAAAGCCCAGGCCGGAAACGTCCCCCACCTTTAGGGCAAGGAGGGTCTTGGTCCCCACCCCGTCGGTGGTGGCCACCAGAACCGGGTGCTCCATCCCCTTGAGCCTCGTGGCGTCCCAGAGCCCTCCGAAGGCCCCTAGGCCCCGGAGGACCTCCGGGGTATAGGTGGCTTCCAGGGCCTCCCGGGCCCCTTTTAGGGCCTTGGCCTTGGCCTCCAGGTGGACCCCTGTGTCCTCGTACCGCACGGCCCTATCCTACCCCAAGGGCCTCCTTTAGGAGGCGGCGCACCACCTCGGGCTGGGCCTGGCCCCGGGTTTTGCGCATCACGTAGCCCAAAAGGGCGTCCATGGCCTTGAGCTTGCCCTCCTGCACGCTCCTTGCCGCTTCGGGGAGGGCGCTTAGGGCCTCCTCTACCAGCCCCTTTAGGGCCTCCTCGTCCGCCACCACCCCAAGCCCCCGGGCCCGCACCAGGGCCTCGGGGTCGGCCCCTTCCAGGACCTCGGGGAGGAGGGCCTTGGCCACCCGGCTGGTGATCTCCCCCCGCTCAAAGAGGGCCAGGAGCCGGCTCAGGTTTTCCGGGGTGAGGCGGGTTTCCTCCAGGGTGAGGCCCCGTTCGTTCAAAAGCCCCGCCACGTCCGCCAGGAGCCAGTTGGCCAGGGTCGTGGGGGAGACGAGCCCCAGGGCCAGGGCCCGGTCCAGGAAGCGGGAAAAGGCGGGGGCGTAGGCCAGGGCCTCCGCGTCCTGGGCTTTTAGGCCCAGGGCCAGGTAGCGGGCCTCCTTGGCCCAGGGGAGCTCGGGCATGCGGGCTTTCACCGCAAGGAGCCGCTCCTCCCGGATGGGCACCGGGGGCAGGTCGGGCTCGGGGAAGTAGCGGTAGTCCGCCTCCTCCTCCTTGGTGCGCATGGGGTAGGTCTTGCCGCTGCCCTCCTCAAAGCCCATGGTGGCCTGCTTCACCCGCTCCCCCCGCCTCAGGATCTCCGTCTGGCGGCGGATCTCGTACTCCAGGGCCCTCTGGACGCTCTTGAAGGAGTTCAGGTTCTTGATCTCCACCTTGGTGCCCAAAGCCTCCCCAGAGCGGCGCAGGGAGACGTTCACGTCGGCCCGCATCTTGCCCTCCTCGGGGCTGGCCTCGGAAACCCCCAGGGTCTGGGCCAGGGCCTGGATCCTCTGGAGGAAAAGCCGGGCCTCCTCGGGGCTTTTGAGGTCGGGTTCGGTGACGAGCTCAATGAGGGGGCTTCCCGCCCGGTTGAGGTCCAGAAGGGTGCGGTCCTCCAGGTGGAGGCTTTTCCCCGCGTCCTCCTCCAGGTGGAGCCGTTTGATGCGCACCCTCCTTCCCCCCAGGGGAAGCGCCCCCCCCTGGCCCAGGGGCAGGGTGTACTGGCTGATCTGGT carries:
- the purM gene encoding phosphoribosylformylglycinamidine cyclo-ligase, producing MRYEDTGVHLEAKAKALKGAREALEATYTPEVLRGLGAFGGLWDATRLKGMEHPVLVATTDGVGTKTLLALKVGDVSGLGFDLVNHSVNDLLCQGAEPLFFLDYLAASRLDPEVLAGLLRSLAEACRAQGIPLLGGETAEMPGVYREGAWDVVGTLVGVAEQKEVLGPERVREGDAILALPSSGPHTNGYSLIRRLVEGLDLEAPLPELGESLKEALLRPHRAYLEEFRTLKAQGVELHAIAHITGGGVYENLPRALPEGLGAEIQKGSWPVPPIFPYLQRLGDIPEEEMYRVFNMGLGLLLILPEGEAERALTLVNAHRVGRVVRGQGVHLL
- the gatB gene encoding Asp-tRNA(Asn)/Glu-tRNA(Gln) amidotransferase subunit GatB, with product MLGQATGPFEAVIGLEVHLQLKTRTKIFCGCPADPFGAPPNSQVCPVCLGLPGALPVVNEEALDLGLMLALALGAQIPDRLLFHRKNYFYPDLPKNYQISQYTLPLGQGGALPLGGRRVRIKRLHLEEDAGKSLHLEDRTLLDLNRAGSPLIELVTEPDLKSPEEARLFLQRIQALAQTLGVSEASPEEGKMRADVNVSLRRSGEALGTKVEIKNLNSFKSVQRALEYEIRRQTEILRRGERVKQATMGFEEGSGKTYPMRTKEEEADYRYFPEPDLPPVPIREERLLAVKARMPELPWAKEARYLALGLKAQDAEALAYAPAFSRFLDRALALGLVSPTTLANWLLADVAGLLNERGLTLEETRLTPENLSRLLALFERGEITSRVAKALLPEVLEGADPEALVRARGLGVVADEEALKGLVEEALSALPEAARSVQEGKLKAMDALLGYVMRKTRGQAQPEVVRRLLKEALGVG